In Neorhizobium galegae, the following proteins share a genomic window:
- a CDS encoding MlaD family protein, with amino-acid sequence METRANYALVGFFTLLVIAAAFGFVYWMAQSGRGGPTAELAIRIPGSANGLSVGSPVRFNGIPVGSVRSLTIDPDDPRYSIAFTEVRADAPVYQSTQAALEVQGLTGAAYIELSGGAKGEENILQKSIENGRPAVLIAEQSSVTNLLATADKILDRADAAISDIQGFVADARGPLTQTIRNVETFTSALAQNSDSIDKFLNSLSTLSTTIDRVSGTLNSTLAAAERLVSAIDAEKINAVVSNTERATRNIATASDKFDDLVTNVRNAAANFEKAGADAQVLLKRADTVLGAVNTDQVATTIRNITAASEDARQTIGSARDVVGNFVHRKDDIDRAIGDFTDLARKLNDASSRVDGILAKVDGFVSSDDSQGLFAEARKTLESFRTVADNINARVGPIADNLSRFSAGGLRDIQTLVNDARRTVLSLDQTITNFDQNPQRLIFGGETVKEYDGRTRR; translated from the coding sequence ATGGAAACCAGAGCCAACTACGCCCTTGTCGGTTTCTTCACCTTGCTGGTGATCGCCGCCGCTTTCGGCTTCGTCTACTGGATGGCGCAATCCGGCCGCGGCGGACCGACGGCCGAACTGGCGATCCGCATCCCGGGCTCGGCGAACGGCTTGTCGGTCGGCTCTCCGGTTCGCTTCAACGGCATTCCGGTCGGTTCGGTGCGCAGCCTGACGATCGATCCGGACGATCCCCGTTATTCGATCGCTTTCACCGAAGTGCGGGCCGATGCACCCGTCTATCAGTCCACCCAGGCCGCACTCGAAGTGCAGGGCCTGACGGGGGCTGCCTATATCGAGCTTTCCGGCGGCGCCAAGGGGGAGGAGAACATCCTCCAGAAATCGATCGAGAACGGCCGGCCGGCCGTGCTGATCGCCGAGCAGTCGAGCGTCACCAACCTGCTCGCCACCGCCGACAAGATCCTCGACCGGGCAGACGCGGCGATTAGCGATATTCAAGGCTTTGTCGCCGATGCAAGAGGTCCGCTGACCCAGACAATCCGCAATGTGGAAACCTTCACCTCGGCGCTTGCCCAGAATTCCGACAGCATCGACAAGTTCCTGAACAGCCTCTCGACGCTTTCGACGACGATCGACCGGGTCTCCGGAACGCTGAACTCCACGCTTGCAGCCGCCGAACGGCTGGTGAGCGCGATCGATGCGGAAAAGATCAATGCCGTGGTCTCCAACACGGAGCGCGCCACCCGCAATATCGCCACGGCCTCGGATAAGTTCGACGACCTGGTGACCAATGTCCGGAACGCCGCCGCCAATTTCGAGAAGGCGGGAGCGGACGCCCAGGTCCTTCTGAAGCGCGCCGATACCGTGCTGGGCGCCGTCAATACCGATCAGGTCGCGACGACGATCCGCAATATTACAGCCGCCTCCGAGGACGCCCGCCAGACCATCGGCTCGGCCCGGGACGTGGTCGGCAATTTCGTTCACCGCAAGGACGATATCGACCGCGCGATCGGCGATTTCACGGACCTCGCCCGGAAGCTCAACGACGCTTCGAGCCGCGTCGACGGCATTCTTGCCAAGGTGGACGGGTTTGTGTCGAGCGACGACTCGCAAGGGCTGTTTGCCGAGGCGCGCAAGACGCTGGAATCCTTCCGCACCGTGGCCGACAATATCAATGCCCGGGTCGGGCCGATCGCCGACAACCTGTCGCGCTTCTCGGCAGGCGGCCTGAGGGACATCCAGACGCTGGTCAACGACGCGCGCCGCACGGTGCTGTCGCTCGACCAGACGATCACCAATTTCGACCAGAACCCGCAGCGGCTGATCTTCGGCGGCGAGACGGTGAAGGAATATGACGGCAGGACGCGGCGGTAA
- a CDS encoding Hpt domain-containing protein, protein MAAVSIAFEAPETLRGACPSQSRPIDLVHLATQTMGDKSLEVEVLQMFARQARRALHDISSADSAYVVAAAHRLKGAAGAVGAFKVSTAAERLEDNASDASLRAAVAAAVIEAENFINKLCR, encoded by the coding sequence ATGGCAGCCGTCAGTATCGCGTTCGAAGCTCCGGAAACGCTCCGGGGCGCTTGCCCCTCGCAGTCCCGTCCGATTGACCTCGTCCATCTCGCGACCCAGACCATGGGCGACAAAAGCCTTGAAGTCGAAGTGCTCCAGATGTTTGCACGCCAGGCACGCCGCGCACTGCACGATATATCAAGCGCCGATAGCGCCTACGTCGTCGCAGCCGCACACCGCCTGAAGGGCGCTGCCGGTGCAGTCGGTGCCTTCAAGGTTTCCACCGCTGCCGAGCGCCTTGAAGACAATGCCTCCGACGCCTCGTTGCGGGCCGCGGTCGCTGCCGCAGTCATCGAGGCCGAAAACTTCATCAACAAACTCTGCCGCTGA
- a CDS encoding glycerophosphodiester phosphodiesterase family protein has translation MTKIASHRGGTHLWPENSRLAFRQTAALPVELVEFDVHHTADKVLVVHHDATIDRMTDGKGEIGRLTYEQLSKFVIVGAAGETIPTLDEVLDIFAPSPVDLRLEIKTRPDGTAYEGMEEAIVERLVASGMLSRCMVTSFSLERLDAFRKALEAAGHSVSELLGFIWLCSPAVIRQVGWIGVGAALAAFGVFEIGIRAEMISVLAIAPLSDRGVIIHGWAAHDIEMATRMFDLGIASFTTDRPDIAIATRAKQEMR, from the coding sequence ATGACCAAGATCGCATCCCATCGCGGCGGCACCCATCTGTGGCCGGAAAATTCCAGGCTTGCCTTCCGCCAGACCGCCGCGCTGCCGGTCGAACTCGTCGAATTCGACGTCCACCACACTGCCGACAAGGTTCTGGTCGTCCATCACGATGCGACAATCGACCGGATGACGGACGGCAAGGGCGAGATCGGCAGGCTCACCTACGAGCAGCTGTCGAAATTCGTGATCGTCGGCGCGGCAGGTGAGACCATTCCGACCCTCGACGAGGTGCTCGACATCTTCGCGCCGTCGCCGGTCGACCTGCGCCTCGAGATCAAGACACGGCCGGATGGGACTGCCTACGAGGGCATGGAGGAGGCGATTGTCGAGCGGCTGGTCGCCAGCGGCATGCTTTCCCGCTGCATGGTGACGAGCTTCTCCCTGGAGCGGCTCGACGCCTTCCGCAAGGCGCTTGAGGCGGCCGGCCACAGTGTTTCGGAGCTTCTTGGATTCATATGGCTCTGCTCGCCGGCGGTCATCCGCCAGGTGGGCTGGATCGGCGTTGGCGCCGCCTTGGCCGCCTTTGGCGTTTTCGAGATCGGCATTCGCGCCGAAATGATCTCCGTGCTTGCAATTGCCCCGTTGAGCGACCGTGGCGTGATCATCCACGGATGGGCCGCGCACGACATTGAGATGGCAACGCGGATGTTCGATCTCGGCATTGCGAGCTTCACCACCGATCGCCCGGATATCGCGATTGCGACCCGTGCCAAACAGGAGATGAGGTAG
- a CDS encoding carbohydrate ABC transporter permease — protein sequence MTFPDRLLHFLGWAGAALLGFGVVFPFLIGIGASLLAPSDLLNPNVGEWSLHPENYLRVFTEAGLGAYFMNSIIIALSTTVGTMITSILAAYAFARMEFRGRNMLFWAVLGTLTIPELICIIPNYLLMAKMKLVPSIWAAVLPQLASGFVTFFLRQHFMGVPKVYEEAARLDGASHFKILVDVIVPICWAAIASMALFAFIAQWNSYLWPLIVLRGDTQTVQIALANLQASVREQPFTDWPLILAASCVVLLPSIVFFLFAERQLVQGAGLGGIK from the coding sequence ATGACCTTTCCTGATCGTCTCCTCCATTTCCTCGGCTGGGCGGGAGCGGCGCTGCTCGGTTTCGGCGTAGTCTTCCCCTTCCTGATCGGCATCGGCGCCTCGCTGCTAGCACCGTCCGACCTCCTCAATCCCAATGTCGGCGAATGGTCGCTGCATCCGGAAAATTATCTGCGAGTGTTCACGGAGGCAGGGCTCGGCGCCTATTTCATGAACTCGATCATTATCGCGCTGTCGACGACGGTCGGCACGATGATCACCTCGATCCTCGCCGCCTATGCCTTTGCCCGTATGGAGTTCCGCGGCCGCAACATGCTGTTCTGGGCCGTGCTCGGCACGCTTACCATTCCGGAACTGATCTGCATCATTCCCAACTATCTGCTGATGGCCAAGATGAAGCTGGTGCCGAGCATCTGGGCGGCGGTGCTGCCCCAGCTTGCCTCCGGTTTCGTGACCTTTTTCCTGCGCCAGCATTTCATGGGCGTGCCAAAGGTTTACGAGGAGGCGGCGCGCCTGGATGGCGCCAGCCATTTCAAGATCCTGGTCGACGTCATCGTCCCGATCTGCTGGGCGGCGATCGCCTCGATGGCGCTGTTTGCCTTCATCGCCCAGTGGAATTCCTATCTCTGGCCGCTGATCGTGCTGCGCGGCGATACGCAGACGGTGCAGATCGCGCTGGCCAATCTTCAGGCATCGGTACGCGAACAGCCCTTTACCGACTGGCCTCTCATCCTTGCGGCGAGCTGTGTGGTCCTGCTGCCGAGCATCGTGTTTTTCTTATTTGCCGAACGCCAGCTGGTGCAGGGCGCGGGTCTCGGCGGCATCAAGTGA
- a CDS encoding carbohydrate ABC transporter permease codes for MRILRPYLYLLPCVGLLGLFIYWPIVYSAWLSIHQTNILNGRSRYVGFDNYLELFGSDQFHHSLWVTFLLMLVSVPPRLILALALAHLLRESHAFARMLRGIYFLPYVTSSVAISVIWSWMFNTDIGFINLTLGAIGIGKVPWLQDVNLALVAVGIVAIWKQLGYDTLLFIAGLNAIPDDYYEAARIDRAGRWRRFRDITFPLVAPTTLFLLVVSVIDSFQIFTLVNVITRGGPANGTDVLMNFLYYLSFTLFDISTGSALAVLLFLGLVAITLAKLAFARDKVNYDLS; via the coding sequence ATGCGGATATTGAGGCCCTATCTCTATCTTCTGCCCTGTGTCGGGCTGCTCGGCCTCTTCATCTATTGGCCGATCGTCTATTCCGCCTGGCTCAGCATCCACCAGACCAACATCCTCAACGGGCGCTCCAGATATGTGGGCTTCGACAACTATCTTGAGCTGTTCGGCTCGGATCAATTCCATCATTCCCTCTGGGTGACTTTTCTCCTGATGCTGGTGAGCGTGCCGCCCCGGCTGATCCTGGCGCTGGCGCTCGCCCATCTCCTGAGGGAAAGCCATGCTTTCGCACGGATGCTGCGGGGCATCTATTTCCTTCCCTATGTCACCAGTTCCGTGGCGATTTCGGTGATCTGGAGCTGGATGTTCAACACCGATATCGGCTTCATCAACCTGACGCTCGGCGCCATCGGCATCGGCAAGGTTCCTTGGCTGCAGGACGTCAACCTGGCGCTGGTCGCCGTCGGCATCGTGGCGATCTGGAAACAGCTCGGTTACGATACGCTGCTGTTCATCGCCGGGCTCAACGCCATTCCCGACGATTATTACGAAGCGGCGCGCATCGACCGGGCAGGGCGCTGGCGCCGGTTCAGGGATATCACCTTCCCATTGGTCGCACCGACCACCCTGTTTCTGCTCGTGGTCTCGGTGATCGACAGTTTTCAGATCTTCACGCTCGTCAATGTCATCACCCGTGGCGGGCCAGCCAACGGTACCGATGTCCTGATGAATTTCCTCTACTATCTGAGCTTTACCCTGTTCGACATCTCGACAGGATCGGCGTTGGCCGTGCTCCTGTTCCTCGGACTGGTCGCCATCACGCTCGCAAAGCTCGCCTTTGCCAGGGACAAGGTGAATTATGACCTTTCCTGA
- a CDS encoding ABC-type transport auxiliary lipoprotein family protein, whose product MTGSELLMRRAATHASALLVLPLIAALVSGCGSKANNDTFDLSITPSGQGASARNRQILVPEPTALKLLNSEQVIVRVSPSEIQYLADSRWGDRLPALVQSKLVEAFENSGRLGGVGKPGQGLAIDYQVVTDIRAFEVTAGSPRLANVEISAKILNDRNGTVRAQSVFKATSPVSGAENRDFIEALDRAFAKVGAEIVDWSLKSM is encoded by the coding sequence ATGACCGGTTCGGAGTTACTGATGCGACGTGCGGCGACCCACGCCTCGGCTCTGCTTGTCCTGCCGCTGATTGCGGCCCTGGTGAGTGGCTGCGGCAGCAAGGCGAACAACGACACGTTCGATCTGTCGATCACTCCGTCTGGCCAGGGGGCTTCCGCCCGCAACCGGCAGATACTGGTGCCGGAACCCACGGCGTTGAAGCTGCTGAACAGTGAGCAGGTGATCGTGCGCGTTTCGCCCTCCGAGATCCAGTATCTCGCCGATTCCCGCTGGGGCGACCGCCTGCCGGCCCTCGTCCAGTCGAAGCTGGTCGAAGCCTTTGAAAACTCCGGCCGCCTCGGCGGCGTCGGCAAACCGGGGCAGGGCCTTGCGATCGACTATCAGGTCGTGACCGATATCCGGGCCTTCGAGGTGACCGCCGGCAGCCCCCGCCTCGCCAATGTCGAGATCTCGGCAAAAATCCTCAACGACCGCAACGGCACGGTGCGCGCCCAGAGCGTGTTCAAGGCGACGTCTCCGGTCTCGGGCGCCGAGAACCGCGATTTCATCGAGGCGCTGGATCGCGCCTTCGCCAAGGTCGGCGCCGAGATCGTCGACTGGTCGCTGAAATCGATGTGA
- the dgcA gene encoding N-acetyl-D-Glu racemase DgcA, giving the protein MSRHLEATIETFPISGSFTISRGSKTEAEVITCVVSENGVSGRGECVPYKRYGESLDGVMAEIEAVADAIRAGLTREELRRRMEPGAARNAVDCALWDLEAKLSGRRVADMIGATSRKPFVTAFTLSLGEPEAMAAEAARNAQRPLLKVKLGTDNDETRLRAVRDAAPATRIIVDANEGWTEQNLARHMAIAAETNVSLIEQPLPAGQDAALGRIRRLVSVCADESVHATKDLESLRDRYDAVNIKLDKTGGLTEALAMKAEAQRLGFAVMIGCMVGSSLAMAPAVLLAQDADYADLDGPLLLSRDRPDGLRYEGSLVYPPEATLWG; this is encoded by the coding sequence ATGAGCCGTCACCTCGAAGCCACAATAGAGACGTTTCCAATCTCCGGTTCGTTCACGATCTCCCGCGGCTCGAAGACCGAGGCGGAAGTCATCACCTGCGTCGTCAGTGAGAACGGCGTTTCCGGCCGCGGGGAATGTGTGCCTTACAAGCGTTATGGCGAGAGCCTGGACGGTGTGATGGCGGAGATCGAAGCGGTCGCCGATGCCATCCGTGCCGGTCTGACACGCGAAGAATTGCGGAGGCGGATGGAGCCGGGTGCCGCGCGAAATGCCGTCGACTGCGCTCTCTGGGACCTCGAGGCGAAGCTGAGCGGGCGGCGCGTTGCCGATATGATCGGCGCTACCAGCCGCAAACCCTTCGTCACCGCCTTCACACTGTCGCTCGGGGAACCGGAGGCCATGGCGGCCGAAGCTGCAAGGAACGCGCAACGTCCGCTTCTCAAGGTCAAGCTCGGAACCGACAATGACGAGACCCGGCTGAGGGCCGTTCGTGATGCCGCGCCGGCCACGCGGATCATCGTCGATGCAAACGAAGGATGGACCGAGCAAAACCTCGCCCGCCATATGGCGATTGCCGCGGAAACCAATGTGTCGTTGATCGAACAGCCATTGCCCGCCGGCCAGGATGCGGCGCTTGGCCGTATCCGCCGCCTCGTTTCCGTCTGTGCAGATGAAAGCGTGCACGCCACGAAGGACCTGGAAAGCCTTCGCGACCGGTACGACGCGGTCAACATCAAGCTCGACAAGACCGGCGGACTGACCGAGGCGCTGGCGATGAAGGCGGAGGCACAGCGGCTTGGATTTGCCGTGATGATCGGCTGCATGGTCGGCTCCTCGCTCGCCATGGCGCCGGCCGTGCTGCTCGCCCAGGATGCAGACTATGCGGATCTCGACGGGCCGCTGCTGCTTTCCCGCGACCGGCCGGACGGGCTGCGCTACGAAGGTTCCCTCGTCTATCCGCCGGAAGCGACCCTCTGGGGCTGA
- a CDS encoding UDP-2,3-diacylglucosamine diphosphatase, producing MDTRHFRTLFISDVHLGSKAARTDFLLDFLRYHEADTIFLVGDIVDGWRLKRNWYWPQGCNDVVQKLLRKARKGTRIVYIPGNHDEFLRSFPGTHFGGIEVAEREIYEMADGKKYLVLHGDEFDVVVRNARLLAYLGDWAYDAAIVINIGLAAIRRRLGMPYWSFSAWAKLQVKHAVNFIGEFQRVVADEARRNNVDGVICGHIHHAVMEDIDGIHYVNTGDWVESCTAIAENFDGTLEMISWQNIAATAEIKSLPAPQSIEDMRAA from the coding sequence ATGGATACAAGACATTTCAGAACGCTCTTCATTTCGGACGTTCATCTGGGCTCCAAGGCGGCCCGAACGGACTTCCTCCTGGATTTCCTGCGCTATCATGAAGCGGATACCATTTTCCTGGTCGGCGACATCGTCGACGGCTGGCGGCTGAAGCGCAACTGGTACTGGCCGCAGGGCTGCAACGACGTGGTCCAGAAGCTGCTGCGCAAGGCGCGCAAGGGCACCCGCATCGTCTACATCCCCGGCAACCACGACGAATTCCTGCGTTCCTTCCCGGGCACGCATTTCGGCGGCATCGAAGTCGCCGAGCGCGAAATCTACGAGATGGCCGACGGCAAGAAATACCTGGTCCTGCATGGCGACGAATTCGACGTCGTGGTCCGCAACGCCCGCCTGCTCGCCTATCTCGGCGACTGGGCTTATGACGCGGCGATCGTCATCAATATCGGGCTCGCCGCCATCCGCCGCCGCCTCGGCATGCCCTACTGGTCCTTCTCCGCCTGGGCCAAGCTGCAGGTCAAGCACGCGGTCAATTTCATCGGCGAGTTCCAGCGGGTCGTCGCCGACGAAGCCCGCCGCAACAATGTCGATGGCGTCATCTGCGGCCATATCCATCATGCCGTCATGGAGGACATCGACGGCATCCACTACGTCAATACCGGCGACTGGGTGGAAAGCTGCACGGCAATCGCCGAGAACTTTGACGGCACGCTGGAGATGATTTCGTGGCAGAACATCGCCGCCACGGCGGAGATCAAGTCCCTGCCGGCGCCGCAATCCATCGAGGACATGCGGGCCGCGTGA
- a CDS encoding NUDIX hydrolase yields MIVLDRGSSRFQFRAGALIWSNRHILIHRAVNDPFWALPGGRVEFHEAGADALAREIEEEIGCGARVGPLRFVIENFFELGGRKAHEIGFYFEAELSRPLAFDEDEIIHRSRDGETDLEFRWVLPTLDNLNAFDLKPLPLRGLLNTTPEGMKHIVYRDGPVP; encoded by the coding sequence ATGATCGTGCTGGACCGCGGCTCCTCGCGCTTCCAGTTCCGGGCTGGGGCGCTGATCTGGTCAAACCGGCATATCCTGATCCATCGGGCCGTGAACGATCCCTTCTGGGCCTTGCCCGGCGGGCGCGTGGAATTTCATGAGGCAGGTGCCGATGCGCTGGCGCGCGAGATCGAAGAGGAAATCGGCTGTGGAGCTCGCGTCGGGCCGCTCCGCTTCGTGATCGAAAACTTCTTTGAGCTCGGAGGTCGAAAAGCCCATGAGATCGGCTTCTATTTCGAGGCGGAACTTTCACGGCCCCTTGCCTTCGACGAAGATGAGATCATCCATCGCAGCCGTGACGGTGAAACCGATCTGGAGTTTCGGTGGGTGCTGCCAACGCTGGATAATTTGAACGCGTTTGACCTCAAGCCGCTGCCTCTTCGTGGCCTTCTCAACACGACGCCGGAAGGAATGAAGCATATCGTTTACCGGGATGGACCTGTCCCTTGA
- a CDS encoding MFS transporter: MIPSNTAQTAPRFFQLRCAIAYGAPLGVNGVILPYLPVWLDGLAFTEFEIGIVLAAQLFLRVAAAPVAGLLADRMTERTLMLAWSGALSLLTAFAMFFTRDFWPVLIVVAVQAAVFAPYAPIVESIAVSGVRRWGFQYGSMRVWGSVGFVAVALFVGELRGFWGFQAIPSAIAVGFLLTVAVAFAAPKLGRAVARPDPDRMPQQSSLRRLDLHVLMIGASVAQAGHGMFYTFGTIHWQQIGFSSGSIGVLWSAAVVSEIIVFFAAGWIARRISPWTLMRVGCAVAVVRWTLFPMPLDFWGYLALQATHAFTFAFVHIGIQHRLVEAVREDQEASMQGAYVFYNGVFLALATVLSGVLYRQFGPMSYVAMSVLALVGLSIIALAARIQPQRVASGG; this comes from the coding sequence GTGATTCCCTCAAATACGGCGCAGACAGCGCCCCGGTTCTTCCAGTTGCGCTGTGCGATCGCCTATGGGGCGCCGCTCGGGGTGAACGGAGTGATTCTGCCCTATCTGCCCGTCTGGCTCGACGGGCTTGCCTTTACCGAATTCGAAATCGGCATCGTGCTCGCAGCCCAGCTTTTCCTGCGGGTGGCTGCCGCCCCGGTTGCCGGCCTGCTTGCCGACCGCATGACGGAACGGACCCTGATGCTCGCCTGGTCCGGCGCGTTGTCGTTGTTGACGGCATTCGCAATGTTCTTCACCCGCGACTTCTGGCCGGTTCTCATCGTCGTCGCCGTTCAGGCGGCGGTCTTCGCGCCCTATGCGCCGATCGTCGAATCGATCGCTGTCAGCGGGGTCCGGCGCTGGGGTTTCCAGTATGGCTCGATGCGCGTCTGGGGCTCGGTCGGCTTCGTGGCCGTGGCGCTGTTCGTCGGCGAACTCCGTGGCTTCTGGGGTTTCCAGGCTATCCCGTCGGCGATAGCGGTCGGTTTTCTCCTGACCGTCGCCGTTGCCTTCGCGGCTCCGAAGCTCGGCCGGGCGGTTGCAAGGCCGGACCCGGACAGGATGCCTCAGCAGAGCTCGCTCAGAAGGCTCGACCTGCACGTGCTGATGATCGGCGCGTCGGTGGCGCAGGCAGGGCATGGCATGTTCTATACGTTCGGCACCATCCATTGGCAGCAGATCGGGTTTTCGAGCGGCTCGATCGGCGTCCTCTGGAGCGCGGCCGTCGTGTCGGAGATCATCGTCTTTTTCGCGGCGGGCTGGATCGCCAGACGGATTTCTCCCTGGACGCTGATGCGAGTCGGATGCGCGGTCGCGGTGGTCCGCTGGACGCTCTTTCCGATGCCGCTCGACTTCTGGGGATACCTGGCGCTGCAGGCCACTCACGCCTTCACGTTCGCCTTCGTCCATATCGGCATCCAGCACCGGTTGGTCGAGGCGGTGCGCGAGGACCAGGAAGCCTCGATGCAGGGCGCCTACGTCTTCTACAACGGCGTCTTTCTTGCGCTTGCGACGGTGCTTTCCGGGGTACTCTACCGCCAGTTCGGCCCGATGAGCTATGTGGCGATGTCGGTCCTTGCGCTGGTCGGCCTGTCGATCATCGCGCTTGCGGCAAGAATTCAGCCCCAGAGGGTCGCTTCCGGCGGATAG
- a CDS encoding ABC transporter ATP-binding protein encodes MENGLEEVPQTAIKDKSNGRQVVLSVRDLTVGFGDKLVLDHLNLDIYRGEILGFVGASGTGKSVLMRTVLSLLPHRSGTIHILGADYDTVSEDERMALDTRLGVLFQHGALFSALTVKENIQLPMREYLDLPQSLMDELAYLKIDMVGLPPDAADKYPSELSGGMIKRAALARALALDPDLVFLDEPTSGLDPIGAADFDALIARLRDTLGLTVYMVTHDLDSLFSVCDRIAVLGEKRVLVEGTLEDMFACDDPWVQSYFRGKRARSVLVQEKQPAAEVEE; translated from the coding sequence ATGGAGAACGGTTTGGAAGAGGTGCCGCAGACCGCGATCAAGGACAAGTCGAATGGCCGACAGGTGGTGCTGTCGGTCCGCGACTTGACGGTCGGCTTCGGCGACAAGCTGGTGCTCGACCACCTGAACCTCGACATTTATCGCGGCGAGATCCTTGGCTTCGTCGGCGCATCCGGCACCGGCAAGTCGGTGCTGATGCGCACCGTGCTCAGCCTTTTGCCGCACCGTTCCGGCACGATCCACATTCTCGGCGCCGACTACGACACCGTTTCGGAAGACGAGCGCATGGCGCTCGATACGCGGCTCGGTGTGCTCTTCCAGCATGGAGCGCTGTTCTCGGCCCTGACGGTGAAGGAAAACATTCAGCTGCCGATGCGCGAATATCTCGATCTGCCGCAGTCGCTGATGGACGAGCTCGCCTACCTGAAGATCGATATGGTCGGCCTGCCGCCTGACGCTGCCGACAAATATCCATCCGAACTGTCGGGCGGCATGATCAAGCGCGCTGCGCTTGCCCGCGCCCTGGCGCTCGATCCGGACCTCGTTTTCCTCGATGAGCCGACCTCCGGCCTCGATCCGATCGGCGCCGCCGATTTCGACGCGCTGATCGCCAGGCTGCGCGATACGCTGGGCCTGACCGTCTACATGGTGACCCACGACCTCGATAGTCTGTTCTCTGTCTGCGACAGAATTGCTGTGCTTGGAGAGAAACGGGTCTTGGTCGAGGGTACGCTTGAGGATATGTTTGCCTGTGACGATCCATGGGTACAGTCCTATTTCCGCGGCAAGCGGGCGCGGTCAGTCTTGGTCCAAGAAAAGCAGCCTGCGGCAGAAGTAGAAGAGTGA
- a CDS encoding ABC transporter permease: MPGDGGERYVLAGEWRGPTISPVLKEFERLENAANRGKVEIDLSGITGVDTAGAWLIRRLMTAKGGQGGEAALVGGEGPIRELIGVLPEHVPAPPADAGAKGNLFERLFVPLGKVMVSLGGDFYAAMHILGSAVRGAQMKFGRGAGVSPASVVTHIDRMGVRAVPIIVLMSFLIGAIIAQQGAFQLRYFGAEIFVVDLVGILQLREIGVLLTAIMIAGRSGSAITAEIGSMKMREEIDALTVIGLNPVGVLIFPRLVALTVALPLLTIIANFSALFGAAVVALAYSGITFDTYLSRLHEAIDHTSVASGMIKAPFMALAIGIVAAVEGMKVGGSAESLGQHVTTSVVKSIFAVIFIDAMFALFYSAIDF; the protein is encoded by the coding sequence ATGCCCGGCGACGGCGGCGAGCGGTACGTATTGGCCGGCGAATGGCGCGGCCCGACGATATCACCTGTGCTCAAGGAGTTCGAGCGGCTCGAAAATGCCGCAAACCGGGGCAAGGTGGAGATCGATCTTTCCGGTATCACCGGCGTCGATACGGCCGGCGCCTGGCTCATCCGCCGGCTGATGACCGCCAAGGGCGGGCAGGGCGGAGAAGCAGCCCTGGTGGGCGGCGAAGGCCCGATCCGGGAACTGATCGGCGTCTTGCCGGAACACGTTCCTGCGCCGCCTGCGGACGCCGGAGCTAAGGGAAACCTGTTCGAACGCCTGTTTGTGCCGCTCGGCAAAGTGATGGTCTCGCTCGGCGGCGATTTCTATGCAGCCATGCATATTCTCGGCTCGGCGGTTCGCGGTGCGCAGATGAAATTCGGCCGAGGTGCGGGCGTCTCGCCGGCGTCGGTCGTCACCCACATCGACCGCATGGGCGTGCGGGCGGTGCCGATCATCGTGCTGATGTCCTTCCTGATCGGCGCGATCATTGCCCAGCAGGGCGCCTTCCAGCTCCGGTATTTCGGCGCCGAGATTTTTGTCGTCGATCTGGTCGGCATCCTGCAGCTTCGCGAGATCGGCGTGCTGCTGACGGCGATCATGATCGCCGGCCGTTCGGGCAGCGCCATCACCGCCGAGATCGGTTCGATGAAGATGCGCGAGGAGATCGACGCCTTGACGGTGATCGGCCTCAATCCGGTCGGCGTGCTGATTTTTCCGCGCCTTGTGGCTCTGACGGTGGCCTTGCCGCTGCTGACGATCATCGCCAATTTTTCGGCGCTGTTCGGGGCGGCCGTCGTCGCCCTTGCCTATTCGGGCATTACCTTCGATACCTACCTGTCCCGTCTTCACGAGGCGATCGACCATACCTCCGTTGCCTCCGGCATGATCAAGGCGCCGTTCATGGCGCTGGCCATCGGCATCGTCGCCGCCGTCGAGGGCATGAAAGTCGGCGGCAGCGCCGAATCGCTCGGCCAGCACGTCACCACTTCGGTGGTGAAATCGATCTTCGCCGTTATCTTCATAGATGCGATGTTCGCCCTCTTTTATTCCGCGATCGATTTCTGA